A single Carnobacterium alterfunditum DSM 5972 DNA region contains:
- a CDS encoding DNA alkylation repair protein: protein MDFEAVMQELEALSKPRMKKIYLSNGAHEPLFGVTTGEMKPMSKKIKKNQPLAEELYATGNYDAMYFAGIIADPKVMTESDFDRWMDAAYFYMLSDFVVAVTLSESDIAQEVADKWIASGQELRMSAGWSCYCWLLGNRPDTEFSKSKILNMLDTVKKTIHDSPERAKASMNNFVSTVGISFSPLNEQAMDAAKEIGTVEVKRDNKKSSTLNAYVSIQKQVDKGRIGFKRKYVRC, encoded by the coding sequence ATGGACTTTGAAGCAGTTATGCAGGAGCTTGAAGCTTTAAGCAAGCCAAGAATGAAGAAAATATACCTATCTAATGGTGCACATGAGCCGCTTTTTGGTGTAACCACAGGTGAAATGAAACCTATGTCAAAGAAAATAAAAAAAAATCAGCCTTTAGCTGAAGAGCTTTATGCTACAGGAAACTATGATGCCATGTATTTTGCAGGTATCATTGCAGATCCAAAAGTTATGACCGAGTCGGATTTTGATCGTTGGATGGATGCAGCTTATTTTTATATGCTGTCTGATTTCGTAGTAGCCGTAACACTATCAGAGTCAGACATTGCACAAGAAGTTGCTGATAAATGGATCGCAAGTGGCCAAGAATTGAGAATGTCAGCGGGTTGGAGCTGTTATTGTTGGCTTTTAGGAAATCGTCCAGATACTGAATTCTCTAAAAGTAAGATCCTTAATATGCTCGATACCGTTAAAAAAACGATTCATGATTCACCAGAACGAGCCAAAGCTTCCATGAATAATTTCGTATCCACTGTTGGGATTTCATTTTCACCTCTGAATGAGCAAGCAATGGATGCCGCAAAGGAAATAGGTACAGTGGAAGTCAAGCGAGATAATAAAAAAAGCAGTACCTTGAATGCTTACGTTAGTATTCAAAAACAAGTAGACAAAGGAAGAATAGGCTTTAAACGTAAATATGTGAGATGTTAA
- a CDS encoding alpha/beta fold hydrolase, with product MWIQEHKYIKTNGIKLHVVQQGPQEGQLVILLHGFPEFWYGWSKQMSDLANQGFRVWAPDQRGYNLSDKPKKTSDYRIDHLTADIAGLIKASGKEKVILIGHDWGGIVAWRVAREYPELLNKLIVLNAPHEMAMSKQLFQHPLQILKSSYIAFFQIRGVPERLFGMSNWKIMKKALVSSSQEGTFSKEDFRAYRTAWSQPGAMRSMINWYRALVMNPINSAVPSSVLVPTFLIWGAKDQFLGHELASRSLEFCENGQGVLLGEATHWVHHEEPEQVNKLIIDFIREGYY from the coding sequence ATGTGGATACAAGAGCATAAGTATATCAAAACGAATGGAATTAAACTGCATGTTGTCCAACAGGGTCCTCAAGAAGGACAATTAGTTATTCTACTACATGGATTCCCCGAATTTTGGTATGGGTGGAGCAAGCAAATGTCTGACCTAGCAAATCAAGGATTTCGAGTATGGGCCCCAGATCAAAGAGGCTACAATCTAAGTGACAAACCTAAAAAAACAAGTGATTACCGAATAGATCATTTAACAGCAGATATTGCTGGTTTGATCAAAGCATCCGGGAAAGAAAAAGTGATACTAATAGGTCATGACTGGGGAGGAATCGTGGCTTGGAGAGTAGCGAGGGAATACCCTGAATTGCTGAACAAGTTGATCGTACTCAATGCTCCGCATGAAATGGCCATGAGTAAACAACTCTTCCAACATCCGTTACAAATTCTGAAAAGTTCATACATTGCTTTCTTCCAAATAAGAGGAGTACCGGAAAGATTATTTGGCATGTCTAATTGGAAAATTATGAAAAAAGCATTAGTGAGCAGCAGCCAGGAGGGAACATTCAGTAAAGAAGATTTTCGGGCGTACCGGACTGCTTGGTCTCAACCGGGTGCTATGCGTTCAATGATCAATTGGTATCGTGCGTTGGTAATGAATCCGATCAATTCAGCTGTTCCGTCTAGTGTTTTAGTTCCAACTTTTTTGATTTGGGGAGCTAAAGATCAATTTTTAGGACATGAACTAGCTAGTAGAAGTCTTGAATTCTGTGAGAATGGCCAAGGAGTATTGCTTGGGGAAGCTACACACTGGGTGCATCATGAAGAACCCGAACAAGTCAATAAATTGATTATTGATTTTATTCGTGAAGGGTATTACTAG
- the gloB gene encoding hydroxyacylglutathione hydrolase, translating into MNIHPIKAFSDNYIWIIEEGTEAVVVDPGEAGRVIDYLEEKQLHLNSILLTHNHDDHIGGVQEISAKYPGIAIYGPKETEHIADHIVHEGNSFNLLDQNFQVLKTGGHTHGHISFLTEGALFCGDALFSAGCGRVFTKDYRAQYSALQKFKRLNDEIQVYAAHEYTQTNLRFAHSVQPDNTVISEALTEVNDLRAKGHPTLPTTIGREKKINLFLQAEKLEDFKALRNARDEF; encoded by the coding sequence ATGAACATTCATCCAATAAAAGCATTTTCTGATAATTATATTTGGATTATTGAAGAAGGTACAGAGGCAGTGGTCGTTGATCCAGGAGAAGCTGGACGTGTGATAGATTACTTAGAGGAAAAGCAACTTCATTTAAATTCCATTCTCTTGACCCATAATCACGATGATCATATCGGTGGGGTTCAGGAAATTTCAGCAAAATACCCAGGTATTGCAATCTATGGGCCGAAAGAAACAGAACACATAGCTGACCATATTGTTCATGAGGGTAATTCCTTTAATTTGTTAGACCAAAATTTCCAAGTTTTAAAAACGGGTGGTCATACCCATGGACATATCAGCTTCTTAACGGAAGGTGCACTTTTTTGCGGAGACGCTTTATTCTCAGCTGGCTGCGGTCGAGTGTTTACAAAAGATTACCGAGCTCAATATAGTGCCTTACAAAAATTCAAACGATTAAACGATGAGATACAAGTCTACGCAGCTCATGAATATACGCAAACCAATTTACGTTTTGCACACTCTGTGCAGCCGGATAACACGGTCATTTCTGAAGCTTTGACTGAAGTTAATGATTTGCGTGCAAAAGGACATCCGACTTTGCCAACAACGATTGGCAGGGAGAAAAAAATCAATCTCTTTCTGCAAGCGGAGAAGTTAGAAGATTTTAAAGCGTTGCGTAACGCTCGTGATGAGTTCTAA
- the fabV gene encoding enoyl-ACP reductase FabV encodes MLEFKQNIRGNVALGVNPLGCKQEVLNQIDYVKNKGAYQGPKKVLIIGASSSYGLATRISLAFGTGADTIGVSFEKGPKNEKNLGTAGWYNNIAFREAAEKEGLIAKNFVQDAFSHESKQEVIDYIKSEFGGKVDLVVYSLASGRRTDPETGETYTSSIKAIGEPVVGPHINMQNQTFYTETLEPATDQEIANTVKVMGGEDWELWMKALKEADVLVDGVLTTNYSYLGTELNHSYYGGGTLGRAKADCDEKAQNINELLADINGKAQIVVATAVTTKASSVIPFFPVYCIGLYKVMSDKGTHETPIMHQDRIYREMIYGNKPEYDAVGRLRPDNWELDSDTQAKTKELISQLNEENFNSDLTAYDIFYKEFSNLSGFMVDGYVDRDVTIEELKELTL; translated from the coding sequence ATGTTGGAATTCAAACAAAATATACGGGGTAATGTAGCCCTAGGTGTAAATCCACTTGGATGCAAACAAGAAGTATTGAATCAAATCGACTATGTGAAAAATAAAGGAGCTTATCAAGGTCCAAAAAAGGTATTGATCATTGGTGCATCATCAAGCTACGGTCTAGCCACCAGAATCAGTCTAGCTTTCGGTACGGGAGCAGATACGATCGGTGTTTCTTTTGAAAAAGGACCAAAGAACGAAAAGAATCTAGGTACAGCTGGCTGGTACAACAATATTGCTTTTCGAGAAGCCGCTGAAAAAGAAGGTTTGATCGCTAAAAACTTTGTTCAAGACGCCTTCAGCCATGAAAGTAAGCAAGAAGTTATCGATTATATAAAGAGCGAATTTGGTGGCAAAGTTGACTTAGTCGTTTACAGTCTGGCAAGTGGACGAAGAACCGATCCCGAAACTGGGGAAACATACACTTCTTCCATTAAAGCCATTGGAGAGCCAGTGGTTGGCCCTCATATTAATATGCAAAATCAGACTTTCTATACTGAAACACTAGAACCCGCAACTGATCAGGAAATCGCTAATACTGTAAAAGTAATGGGTGGAGAAGATTGGGAACTATGGATGAAAGCACTAAAAGAAGCAGATGTACTAGTTGATGGCGTTTTAACGACTAATTATTCTTATTTAGGAACAGAACTGAATCATTCTTACTATGGTGGTGGTACACTAGGTCGCGCTAAAGCAGATTGCGATGAAAAAGCGCAGAACATCAATGAGTTACTAGCTGATATTAACGGCAAAGCTCAGATTGTAGTCGCTACTGCAGTTACGACTAAAGCAAGTTCAGTTATTCCTTTTTTCCCTGTTTATTGTATCGGTCTTTACAAAGTGATGTCAGATAAAGGCACACACGAAACACCAATCATGCATCAAGACCGTATTTATCGCGAAATGATTTATGGCAACAAGCCTGAATACGATGCAGTGGGTCGCCTTAGACCTGATAACTGGGAACTTGACAGTGACACTCAGGCCAAAACAAAGGAACTCATCTCACAATTAAATGAAGAAAATTTCAATTCTGATCTGACAGCTTATGACATCTTTTATAAAGAGTTTTCAAATTTAAGTGGCTTTATGGTGGATGGTTATGTTGATCGAGACGTTACTATAGAAGAATTAAAAGAGTTAACCCTTTAA
- a CDS encoding NUDIX hydrolase, with protein MNLKNDIEQYIPYDLQEAKEQEVMLKYLSNFDNLLTRENEFAHLTASAWIVNPERTKVLMAYHNIYQSWSWIGGHADGNADLLEVALKETTEETGLVSIAPIMKDIYSLEILGVPSHIKKGNPIATHLHLNVTYLIEANETEETTVKTDENSAIKWMELTEAVEACTEPEMKVVYKKLNDKLKS; from the coding sequence ATGAATTTAAAAAATGACATTGAACAATACATCCCTTATGACCTCCAAGAGGCTAAGGAACAAGAAGTGATGTTAAAGTATTTGAGTAATTTTGATAACTTACTGACTCGTGAAAATGAATTTGCGCATCTTACAGCTTCAGCTTGGATCGTTAATCCTGAACGTACAAAGGTCTTGATGGCGTATCATAATATTTATCAATCGTGGTCTTGGATCGGTGGGCATGCAGATGGCAATGCAGACTTATTAGAAGTGGCTCTGAAAGAAACAACAGAAGAAACCGGTTTAGTAAGTATTGCTCCCATCATGAAAGATATATACTCATTAGAAATATTAGGTGTTCCCAGCCATATAAAAAAAGGCAATCCAATTGCAACACATCTGCATTTGAACGTGACTTATTTGATCGAAGCGAATGAAACTGAAGAAACAACGGTTAAAACGGATGAAAATAGTGCGATAAAATGGATGGAATTAACGGAAGCAGTTGAAGCTTGTACTGAGCCGGAGATGAAAGTCGTTTACAAAAAACTGAATGACAAATTAAAAAGCTGA